A stretch of DNA from Synergistota bacterium:
TAACTTTCTCCTTGCCAGAAGGGACGCGTCTTGGGGTTACTGAGAAATATGTTAAAAAAATAATGAAATTTGTTGAGGATAACGTGCCCGAGAGAGTCACCTATTATGGTTACTGCGGAAGAACTGAGCAGGGAATAGGAGCAGCTATGGGATTTGAAGAAGGCTCTAACCACGGTGAAGTGGGGATAAAGCTGGTGCCGAAAACGAAAAGAAAGAGGAGCGCTGAGGAAATAGCTGACACGATAAGAGCGTATATTAAGACGCTTCCCGGTATCGATAAGTATGATGTAGCTACCTCAACGTTCATGAGAGCCATGTTTCTTGGAACCAAGTCTATAGATGTTGAGATTGCTGGGGATGATCTTAAAACTGTGTTAAACATAGCTACTAAGATAAAGAAGATACTGGGGAGTATAAAGGGAGCTGTTGGAATCACTATCTCACAGAAGGAACCACGACCAGAGATATGGATAAAGGTTGACAGGGAGAAAGCTTCCTTTTTAGGTGTTAACATGGCGCTTTTAGCCGATGCCATGCGAACTTATTTTCAGGGAGATTCTCCAACGGAGTATCGTGAGAAAGGAGAGGATTATGACATAAAGCTTAGGCTGAGGAAGGATCAAAGGAATAACATAGATCTTCTATCGGAAATACCCATTCCTACCATAAATGGTGGTGTCGTAAAGCTCGGCAGTTTTGCGAGGATAGAGAGAAAAGTGGGCCCTGTTGAAATAGACAGAAAGGATAGGCGAAGGATAGTGAGCGTTCAGGCGGATGTTACAGGGAGGTCCCTTGGAGATGTGGAGCGCGATCTTAAGGAAGAGCTTTCTAAACTTAAGCTTCCGCCCGGAGTTACTATAACTTTTGGTGGAGAGACCAAGCAGAAAAGGGAGACTTTTGTTGACTTGATAAAAGTTTTGTCTCTTGGTATCATACTCGTGTATATGGTTATGGCTTCACAATTTGAAGCCTTTCTCGATCCCTTCGTTATAATGTTTTCAATTCCTTTTGCCTTCACGGGTGTTGCACTTGGACTTTATGTGTTTGGACAACCCTTAAGCACTCATGCTTTTCTCGGCGTTATTATGCTTGTGGGTATAGTCGTTAATAATGCGATAGTTCTCGTTGACTATACCAATCTTCTTAGAGCGAGAGGGTATAGGCTTTTCGATGCTGTGCTTGAGACTGGCGTAAGAAGGTTAAGGCCTGTTTTGATGACCTCCATAACTACTATAGGTGGAATGATTCCCATGCTTCTTTCACAGGGGGAAGGATCGAGAATATGGAAGCCTTTAGCATCTGTTATGATAGGAGGGTTGACTTTCTCCACGCTGGTGACCTTGGTTCTTGTGCCTGTGGTTTATACTATCGTGGAGCAGTATATCAGGAGGAAGAAGAGATTTGTTGAAGGAAGAGAAAGTGCGAGGTAATCTTTGGAAACATTTGTGGGGAAAAGTGAGGAGGTTTTACCTCGTTCACTTTAGGATGGAGTATGTAGAGAGACAGCTTTCCCGACGAAGGGGAAGCTGTCTACAATGTGGAAGGTGTTGTAAGCTCGGGGTAAGGTGCCCGCACCTTACCCCGGATAATAAATGTAGAATTTATAACCACAAGCGTCCCAAACAGTGCGTTTACTTTCCAATAGATGAGCGAGATCTTGCCGATGTGGATTTTCAATGTGGGTATTATTTCGTGGATGATTAGCCGAAAAGCATCTTGAGACCGATAGCTATCAGAACCCCTCCAGAAGCTATCCTTATGTACTTAAGATAGGCGGTTATCTTACTGAAAAGCTTAAAGGCTTTATTTATGGCTAATCCCGTTATAAAAAGTGGGATTCCGAAGCCCAAGGAGTATGCTAAAAGCAGAGTTCCTCCCTTTAGGGCGCTTCCGCTTGATGCGGCGTATAGAAGAATGGTCGCGAGTATGGGACCTATGCAGGGAGACCATCCTAAGCTGAACGATATTCCCATGATGAATGCGCTTATGAAAGGGATGGCTTTCTTTCCTCTCCCTGTGTTCGAGAGGGAGAAGCCAAATTTCAATATATATTTATCGAATATAAACTGAATGCCGAAAAGCAAGGCTATTGCTCCTCCGATATATCTTATTGCATCGCGATGCTTTGTAAGA
This window harbors:
- a CDS encoding sulfite exporter TauE/SafE family protein, which gives rise to AGLSTEDIEGKSSTPTVMLEILAFIAGLSSIFIALGYSAGALGSILTKHRDAIRYIGGAIALLFGIQFIFDKYILKFGFSLSNTGRGKKAIPFISAFIMGISFSLGWSPCIGPILATILLYAASSGSALKGGTLLLAYSLGFGIPLFITGLAINKAFKLFSKITAYLKYIRIASGGVLIAIGLKMLFG